The nucleotide sequence AAAAATGGGAACTGAACCCACTGTTGGTAACGTGCAGCGTGGTGCTCATCGCTGGTCACATCCCACCCTGTGCACCCAAGGACCGGGCGCAGGTTTCGGTGATGAAATCGCATCTCTGCTTCCCGCAGCTGCCATGCTGCGAATCCTGGAGCCCCGGAGGAGACCGGAcccggagagcagctctgcgggctcCTTTGGGGGGATTCAttataattaaaacaaatatctGGGGAATTTGTTGCTCAGCACAGACTGTGAGTGGGAGGCACCAGGTCCTGCCCCCCGTCAAGGCTCCAGCAGGTGCTGGGGCCCCGAGggaaattcatttttctttgttttaatgtaattaaaattcGCTGCCTGGCTAAGGCTGCTGCATCGTAGCTTCTTGGTTGAAATGCCGCTCCTGCGCGGGGTAAACGGGACACCTTCCCGGGCTGCTTTCTGCAGGGGAAGCGTCCCTCGTCAGGTAGCACAGTTCTCTCATGGTGTGTCTCCGTCAGGAGAGGGtttaaaaaggagagaaataagtGGTCTTTGCAGAGCTGGCCTATCAGCCCGCGCTGGAGCGAGGAAGGGGTTTGGCAGTTCAATGCACTAACCTCCCTATCTTCCACCGGGCCTCCTCGTGGTTTAATTAAAAGAGCTTGGAGTTATCAGGCACATGAGGGaaatcaatgctttttttttttttcccctgccctgtAATAACCGTGCAGGCTGAGCTGCGATGCTGCCTCTCTGAGAGCCCTGCTGCGTCGTCCCCCGGGAGAGTTTGATTCAATTGAGCGacgtttttttttatttatttatcgaTTTCTTTtaacaactttctttttctttttccaggcttCCAAGCCCAAGGTGAGCATCCCGCTGTCGGCCATCATCGAGGTCCGCACCACCATGCCGTTGGAGATGCCCGACAAGGACAACACCTTCGTCCTAAAGGTGAGGGCAGGGCGGCAGCGGTGCGTGTCCCCATGGGGACCCCATCTGCGCCTGCATCCAGCCCCTGCTGCGGGGATGCTCAGTCCCCAAGGGGATCGTTGCCTCCTTTTTTGGAGCTGAGATGCCAACAGCACTAATGCTCCTCCTGTGATCCCTGCCCCCTCTCCCGGCGTTGTGCCCTCCCCAAGGTGATGCAATCTCCACCTGATGCCTGGGTATTTTGGGACCGAGCGCTTTGCCTGGCTTTCACCATGGAGTTTTGCTTCTCCGTGTCACCAGGAGACGGGATAAATTAGCGTCCAGAGACAACCTGCAAGGGGAAACACTCTTTGGTGCCACTGCCTGTGGTTTAGTGACTGCCGCTGCCCCAGATCGGTGGCACATGGTGGCCATTGCGTTGACACGGGGTGATGGAAATGGCTGTGCAGGGCCACTGAGGCCCTGGGGATCAACCACACCATGAGAGTCTGCGGGCACGAGCAGAGGGCGAAAGTCTCTCTCTCCAGAAAGACTTTTCAAGAAAATGCAATTAATTAGCTTAATGCTCCCCCCTGCTCTGCTGGAAGGCAGCAGCGTTGTCATGGCAGAGTGGGGCTCAGTTGCTCAGGGTCCCAGCTCGGGGCGCAGCGTGCTGCCTTGCTGGTGGACGTGTTGTTGGAGATGGCGTTTCTCTCCAGCTAACGAGGCTGTGCCTCCCCTCTCGTGCTAATGGACCTGCACTGTCAATCAGAGCCGTTGGACGTGCCCGGCTGGGAGGTAGCACGTGTACATGGGGGAACAGCAGTGTTGGAGGATTTCTGTGACCTACCTCTGCTGAAAACCCACTTCTCTCCCCGGTGTTTCTCCCTAAAAGTGTacagcaaaggcagagcagagaggccaggcttCCCAGCTGAATGAACCTGCTGAAAAGCTTAGAAAACTgtgagaggagggaaaaaattgAGCAAGAGCTTCTTGCTGTTCAACCTCATCCTCTACCTCTGCTGCGGCCAGTGTCCACCATGGACATGGAGGCTAATTCAGCTTTGTCTTCCGTGCCTCAGAGACCAACCTCGTGTCATCATCTCTCTAGACTGACCAGCCCAAGGTCCTCCCTGGTTTCCCTGTGGACTCTGGAGAGAGTGTGCCTCAAAGCATATGTGGTGCCGTAGCCAGGAGCGGATGGGAAGGACTGCTTCTCCTTTgcttctcatttcttcttcctctttaccCAGCCCAAGTTGATTGAGTTGCTTTCTTCATACCATGATGACGATGCTTGACTCATATGCATCTTATGAGCTGGTGTAACCCCTCAATGCTTTTTGCAGAACCGTGCCGGAGTTGTGGTTTTCCAGCCCAGACGCCCACAGCGATCAGTGTGAGCCCAGAGCTCACCCATGTCCTTGAGCTGGGGGTTGGCTTGGGCTTTTTCTTCCACAGAGCATTTCTCGGCTTCCACAGGTTCATTTGAATTCTCGTCTTGTCTTCCAACACACTTGCAACGTGGTGTCATCCGTGAATTGATCAGGCAACTTCTCTTTGCTTTTGTCGTAatctgctgaagagcagcatgCACAGACAGAGTCCTTTATGTGAAGGAGCTTCCGAGCATATCCCTCAGCTTTGATCGTTAACCATTGATAACCCATTAACCATCGATAACAGCTCTTGGAATGTGGCTCATCAGCTACCTGTGATCGTGTTTTCTAGATGCTCTTACAAGTCTCATCTCAACCATGTCTTGCTACTAGCTTTGCTGGAGTGTCACATCAGTGTCCAAAGCATGGCCAACGCCAAGGATGTGACACTGCTTCTCCCTGTCCCTGGGGCTGTCACAAGCAAGTGTGGGGGGGTTTGACAGGGCTTGGTGGTGGCAGGTCCTTACTGGGCAGGGGGTAGGTCCACAATGATTCTTGGGTGCCTCTGGGGGGGTTGGTTTctctggctgctggaggagggctcTGGGCTTGCCCTCTTCCCATCTTCTGTAGCCGGACATGCTCTCCCCACTCCCACTGCTAATGGCTCTACGACTGCTTCAGCCATTTCTTTAATTACCCTGGGGAATGCTCCACTCCCCACTGGTCTGCAAACGCCGGACTTACCAGGTGCCCTCCACCCCGCTCCTGCCCCGTTCTGGCCAGGGCGCTTGCCCTGCCACGGGGTTAATTGATTGCAATCGATCCTTTGAGTGAGCCGAGGCAGCCAAGGCAGCATCGAGCCCATCTGCTCACTTCTGGTCTCCTGCTGCCCCTCTCCTGCCGCTCCGGCCAGCCTTtgccctcccctcccagctgttGGCACAGGATGCTTTTCCCCTGTTCCTGACATCCTCTATTTCTAGCTCATTCTCTGCCCCAGCCTTTCTTGCTGGGACATCTTCTTGCTGCTCTTTTGCGTTCCCCCTTTGCTGGCTGGACTCGCAGAAGGGGTGAAGCACCCCTCAaccctggagagagtccagcggagggctacgaggatgatgatgggactggagcatctctcctacaaggaaaggctgagggagctgggcttgtttagcctggaggagagaaggctgcgaggggaccttatcaatgctgataaagatctcaagggtgggtgtcaggaggacggggccagacccttttcagtggtgcccagcgacaggacaaggggcaatgggcacaaactgaagcagaggaagttctgtctgaacatgaggaagaacttcttctctctgagggtgacggagccttggcacaggctgcccagggaggctgtggagtctccttctctggagatattccagacccgcctggacaaggtcctgtgcagcctgctctgggtgaccctgcttgggcagggggttggactgggtgacccacagaggtccctgccaaccccgaacgttctgtgattcagTGTCGGGGTGCAGGTTAGAGGGGTAAGAAAGGGAGCTGGGTGCTGTGGTTTCCGCGCTGCCTTCCCCTGTACAGAGCTGATGTTGAACCCGCTCTCCACCTTCACATGCGACGTGCCGCACTCCGGCAGGTTACGATGGGTGGCAACGCCCCTGCCTTGTTCGGGGAGGCCACGCTAGAATAGTTTCTGCCAAATGGCCTAAAACTTACCAGGCAGCGTGTCCCCACCACCCATCAGACACCAGagcgtgcttttttttttttcttttccattgcaCAAGCAGGCACTTGCAAAATACCCGAACCCGACGCGTGCTTCGCTTGCTGTCATGCTCCGCGTGAGAGAGCAGCCCCGTCTCCCACGCCGGCTTCAGGCGTTGCCCTCAGAAAGGCAGAGAGGCTTCTTTGCTCTGGTTAAACAAAAAAGGGGCGGAAATCTTTGCTGCTCCCCTCCACCTCTGCTGAGGGCAGGgtccccgggctgcggcaggggagCAGAttgctgctcagccccagcccaggcgCTGGGCACCGCTCCCTGCACGCCCTGCTTATTTTCAGGACGGTGATTCAGTTGTTTGTGATTAATTTAATTTGCTAGGAGGTTGTCTCGGCTGGCAATGCGATACCCTCCCGGAGGCAGGGCTGCCTCGCCAGCTCGGGAACGTGATGTGTAAGGGGTCTGGGGGGGATGCGGGGAAACCTGCCAGAGACACGCAGCGTCGCACAGGGTGGCTTCTGAGTCTCTCTGCTCGGCTGCCCCACTGCCGATGCGGGGGTTTTGTGGGTCCTCCCGGGCCACAGAAAGGCCCAGCTCCTTTGGGCTTGCAACTTTGGAGGCTCTTTtgcattctgatttttattttatttttttctgttaaagtgGGTTTCTATCCCACCCTGGTGCAATCAGAAATCAGAAGCCTCCTGGATGAGCAGGCAGAAAAGATAACAGAGGAGAGGTTTTAAACCCCTGTGTTTAAGGGTCTGGCAGGACTTTGGGGCAGTGAGAGGGCATCATGGCTTCTGTTCTGCCTGTGCAGAGCTGATTTTGGGGGACACCGCAGCACCCCGAGGCATGCGATGCTGTCTGTGTTGGTGCGTGGTGCCGTAAAAACCTTGTGATGCATTTGGTGATACCATTGGGGTGGGGGTTTTCTACTGAGCCCCAGCTTTGGTCAGGGGTCACCCTCGCACACACCAAAGCATCTCTGTGGGTCGCCCCTCGGCATCCCTTTGCTGTTCAGCCGCACTGGTATTTAATAGCAGCAGGTGAAGGGCGGGGGCCGGCTGGGTTGTGGAGTGTGCTTTGCCTGGGAGTGGGTGGCAGGACCCCGGCACAGCCTGACACTCTCCCACGTTGCTGCAGGTGGAGAACGGGGCCGAGTACATCCTGGAGACCATCGACTCGCTGCAGAAGCACTCCTGGGTGGCAGATATCCAGGACTGCATCGACCCCGGGTAAGGCTCGCCCGAGGAAGGGGCTGTGTGGGGGCTGAGCTCGCCACTGCCGTGGTGCCCTCGCCACCAAGCACGGGTTATTGCCCCTGATGCAATTTTTACTACTCGGGGTGTTACAGAAAGTCCCCGACTCACGTCAGCAGAAGTCTGGAGGCAAAGTTAGCAGCCTGTGTGTGTCAGAGGTGCAGCCTTGCAGAGCACTGCCCGCTTGCTCACCCTTTCTTGCTCTGTGTCACCTCGGCCAGGTAGAGGCAGGTGACCTGGGAACACAGCCCTCAACAGGAGAAGCTCCTAACACCCAGCCTCTGAAGCTTTCATACTATATTTTTAGctattttctgggattttttctaGTCCAGCATCCATGGTATATTTACCAGCATCCATGGTATATTTAAGATTCTGCTGGCTAAACTGATTTATTTGTGTTCCTGTCACTGTGGTGTTAATGCTGTCATTGGAGTCACGACGACTCTGCCAAACTTCTCATCTGCTTTTTCATCAGCCCGCACATTGGGTTATGCTGTTAGGCAGGTTTGTGTGCCCGCACCGCTGCCCTTCAGCTGGCTCAGACAGCCCCGGTCCCGGGGAGGCAGGATCAGCCCAGGCGCTCCCCGGGCTCTGGGGGAACCCCAGCACTGCCCTTCTTGGCACAATTTTGGAAAAAGAAGGTGCCCAAGCTTGCAGAGGTGAAAACCTCGAGCAAGCCTGGAACAGAGACTTGGAGAGGCTCCAGCTGCCTCCGGGCTGGCTTTGCCCCTTTCTGCCAGAGACGCGGTttgggtgctgcagggtgggTCACGGTGCAGCCTGCATCTTCCAGGGGGGATGCACTAACAGACTCCAGATTTGTGCTCTTTCAGCTCCTTTTGCTATTTTCTAAAATACATAATTCAAGCAGTGACGCCGAGGCTGGGCTGCTGACGGAGGcgaggctgggaaacagccttttttttcccgCTGCATGTTTCGGTGCTGGTTTTCCAGCCAGAGCCAAGCGCCGTGGCCGTGCTCACCTTGAGCCGCTGCAGAAGCTGCCGGCAGCCCCGTGCCAGCCCCTCGCTCTGCCACTGGCAGCTTCGCAGCCTTTTGTGTTTGCTTAGCACCCAGCGTGGTCCTGCTTTGGCCTCCGGACGTGACTGTAAAGCAAATAATAATGAACTCCGGAGCAAATAATAATGAGCTGTTTAATACACCGACACACACGCTTGGTGCCAAGAACGAATTTTCAATCAGCTCCTGATGCTTTTGCCAAGGGCTGCGTGCTGGAGCCGCTGCGTGAGCGCCCATCGATGGCTTTTCTGCAGAACGCTGTTGGTTTTggtttccttcctccccttcttgttttttaacCGGCTGCAACTGAATGACTCCCAGTGGCTGATTCACTTACTGGGCACTAAATAATTCAGCAGCTCCCTCGTGAGCTGTTACTGCTAACGCAGCCGCTTCCTCGCTGCCTGCGCCCACGTGGCCGCCGTTAAGCAAGAGTAGccaagggccatgggcagctccggcagcgctgggctTTTGCTAAAGGCTAAAAATAGGCTGTGGAGCAAGCAGGCTTGCACAAGAAGGGTGCTGAAGTGCACGGGCAGGGGTCGGGCAGCAGGGGTGCTCCCTGCGGGGGCTGCACCGCTGCGGCCCCACCTCGCTCTGTTCCTGCTCGTTGTCTCGCTCTGGGCCTCCAGGCTTGGTTTTCTGGCGTCTTTGGGGGACGTAATTCCTGTAGGTTGGTAATTCCCTTTGCGGGGGGTGAAAGTGAAAGCACGCTTGGGTGGAAGTTGGTGGTGGGGATGTGCGTGCCTCTACATATATCTCACTGAAAGTCAAGGTAACGGATTTCCATCCAAAGCAACAAGGTTGCAGCAAAAAACTGCAGCTAGGACCAGCTGGTGTGATCCAGGTAGCGAGGGCTTTCAAGGGTTtaatcccccccaccccgcttgCTTACCCCTCAAAAAGCCGTGCTGTTTTGCCAGCCGCTCGGCCTCTCGATGCTGCGGGCACTTCTGTCCCTGCGGGAGGAAGCGAGGAGCGTCGGGACGTGCTCCTGGATCACAGCAGGATTGTTGTTTGGTCGGGAGTCCCCGTCGCGTGCCTGCGGGCGGAGGTGCCACGCGTGCGTGTCTCTGCAGCGTGGCGGCTGGCGTGTGACGGTCTGCTCTGCGCTCTCCCCCCAGGGACAGCGGGGACGACATCGAGCTGGCGTCCTGCGCGCAGGGAGCCTGCCTGCCGGGCAGGGTGTCCTCCTGCAGCTGCGAGTTCCTGGCTGACGGTGAGGACCTGTGTCTGGGAAGAACACCCGCCGGGGAGGGTGGGCGTCTCCAGGTGCcagctctggttttggggtaccAGACCCTGACAGTGATAAAGTGAAGAAGCCTGAAGCAGGTGTCTGTGGGGAGGGATCGTCCTCTGTCCATTGTCGTCTTCTTCCTTGTGCTTGCCCCCACCCCGGGGAGGTGGCCATCTCCTTCATGTTGCTGCCTTACATCCTGGTGTATGCAGAAAATCAAGCCCCTGTCTGCAGGCACTGGGGTCTCCGGGTCCTGGCAAGCACTTCCTGCCTGCACAGCCCCATCGTGTTTCCACGCCTGACAAAGATGCATCCATGCCCCCTATCCTAGTTGCACCAGGGGAAGGAAACCCAGTGCAGGGTGAAAGGGAGTCCCCTGAGCTGCAGCCAGGACTGTAACCTAGGCCTGAGATGTCTCCGAGAGCCCAGGGTGCTCCAGCCTTGTCCGGCAGTGCTGGGTGATGGCGAGCCATGAGCCTGAAATTCCCTTCCAGATGTGCCCAGGCCACCGGACAGATGTGCCCTGCCCAGCACTCACACCACTGCCACGGCCACCGCTGTCCCTGCGCCCCACGGCCGGGGCAGGGACTCCGTGGGAGAGCTCCTCACCCATGTCCCACTGGAGAGCTTCCTGCAGACGCTGGAGTCCTCCCCTGCTGCTGGCGGGCACCTCGCAGGTACCGGGACGCAGGACGCGGCCCCAGCACCGCACTCCTGGGGTTGCATGGAAGAAGGGGTGGGAGAGGGCGATGTCCGGGTGCTCCCTAAAAGCCTGCTGTCTCTGTGGCCAGGGGAGGACAGCGAGGCGGAGGTGGAGATCAACCTCTCCGACTTCCCCTGGTTCCACGGGACTCTCTCGCGGATCAAGGCAGCTCAGCTGGTGCTCTTCGGGGGTGCGCGGAGCCACGGCTTGTTCGTCATCCGGCAGAGCGAAACGCGGCCAGGGGAGTACGTGCTGACCTTCAACTTCCAGGGGAAAGCGAAGGTGGGTGTCCTCTGCTTCTCCCAGAATATcagtgccagccctgcccagcaccccaggcTCCTTCCCGCCTAGCTGGGGCTCTGCGAGCCAGCGGGTGCCATGCAGTGACcccaaacacagcagctctgcggagagctgCACCCCAGCAGGGCAACCCTTGGGACCGTCTGCCTGTGTGCCCCAAGAGCCCTCTgcaccctgcccagccccgtcaGCACTTTCCCAGCTGGATCAGTGCCTGCCAGGCGGGCACAAGGTTAAATACCCCAGCGTAGCCTGGCACGTCGTACCCTGCCCACTTCTTGTCCACTGCAGGTTCCAAAGGACACAGATGCGCTATTAAAAACCAACCCACGTGTAGTTTTCTGGTGGGTCCCTTCTCTTCCAAAGGGCAGACACTGCAAGGGGTTGAGATGTAACTGCCCGATCTTGTTGCCAGTCCTGCAAGAAGTATTTCAGGCAGGCTGTGGGCTTCCCCAGGCTGTTTGTGCTGCCAGGATTGgacctgctgcccagctgcacccAGCCGCCCTTCTCTGGCTGCTTCCAGATGGTGCTGGTCACCAGGAGGAGACAAAATTCTCCCGGGGCTACAGCAAGTGGGATTTTGCAGGAAACATCCTGCAACAGGAGACCCACTTGGGCAGGCAGGGTAGAAAATCAGTCCTATGTTTGGAGGTCAGCAATCCTCCCTCGGCTGATGGAGGCGGCTCCTTCTGTGGATTGCAAGGGTGAATCTCACCGTCTCACCCGCGCAATCCCCGGCTCACCCGCTGGCCCCCTGCCCTTGCAGCACCTCCGCCTGTCGCTGAACGAGAGCGGGCAGTGCCACGTGCAGCACCTCTGGTTCCAGACCATCTTCGACATGCTGCGCCACTTCCACACGCACCCCATCCCCCTCGAGTCGGGCGGCGCGGCCGACATCACCCTCCGCAGCTACGTGGTGGCCCAGAGCCCGCTGCCCGGTAGGTGCCGGGGCTGTGCcgctgccgggggcggggggggtacGGCTGCCTGTGGGCAGCTGGGTTCATGTTTGGGCTGGGACCTCACATGAACCCAGGAGGGACTGATCCCTGGGGTTCCTCCACCGATCCCCTCCCTAAAGCTGTGCCTGTGCCGGTGTGTGTGGCTCTGGAGATGCGCCAAGGTGGGTGTTATCACGTGGAGGGTGGGCAAGGAGGACCacgcagcagcagggctgtgccacgGTGACCTGCGTGTCCCCAGCTGTGGGTGTCAGTCCCCTGGCTTGGGCAGGAGACAAGCAGAGAGGTCTGCGGGTCTCTGTGCTATGCTGGGAGAGGGTGGGCGAGGAGGGTTGGGAAAGGACAGGGTCAAGGATGGAGAGGGCAAGCAAGGGCGAGGGTGGGCTTGGGAAGGGGACAGTGAGGGAGAAGGGGGTTGAGCCCCCAGGCAGCATCGGAGGGGTCAAGCTCCTGTCTCTCTTGCAGATGCCGGCCCCCCACCAGCCCTCGTGCCGCAGCCGCCGGGCTGCCGGGTCGACCTGCCGCCTCCGCACTACTTCTGCAGCACAGCACCCGCCGGCCCACCAGCCCCGCCACCCACCGAGGGGGTGGCTGTGGCCCCTGCTGCCACCGTTCCTGCACCCTACCATCGCCTGGAGGGTGCCCTGGGCCCCCGGAGCCGCAGCGACAGCGTTGAGCgccggccggagccccccgccaCCAGCGCCGAGGACTACCACGAGGCTGACGGTGCCCGGAGCCGGACCCGGGCGGTGGAAAACCAATATTCCTTCTACTGATCCCCCCATGCCCAGGGGCTGGATGGTGGGGGGATGCGGGACACCCGTACCCCTCACTGCTGCACCAGCCTCACTGCCTCCTCCTGCCACCAGCAGCAACCCAGCCGCAATGTCCTTCTTGCTCCCTGCTGCTTCTGGGAGCTGTGTGAGCGGCGGGCAATGTCCTGGCTGGACCCGGCGTCAGCCCTGAGGTTAGGGCAGCGCCGGGGTTTTGGGAGGCTGAAAGTGTCAGTGCCATTTCAGAGCTTGCAgcctcttccctttgcctctggACCAAGAGCTCtcctggggctgagctgggcaaaCTGCTTCTCCTCCCTGGGGATGTCCCCTCTGGGATGGCAGCACAAAGCTGTGATGGGCTCCTTCCTCCAGCCAAAGCACCTCGGCACGTCCCCTCTGGGGTGAGAGCCCAGCGTGGCCAACATCCCTTCTGGCACCATCGCCCTGCAAGCCAGCTGCCGAGCGGCTCTGGCATTTCGGGATGACAGTGGAAGTGGCAGACCCCCGCGCAGAGGCTCTTCTCGCACACGCAGATCCGTGTGCCCGAGAGGGCACTGCTCCGGAGGCCTGAGGGTTTATCCAGGCTGGCTTTCAGGCTCCCGCTGGGGCACATGTTTGCCACCCTCTGCCAGGAGAAGGTTTTTCCAAAGCTTAATGCAGCGCATTTGAGGAaggttttttcctgctgtcctaCTATTTCTGTATCTTTGTCCTTTTTCTTGTTGCTGTACCTACGGAAAGGCCCTGGTTAAcccctttcttcctccctctcctctttgcTTTTTCCAAACCCAAGGTCTCTGCAAGGGCATCATCTCAGccttctgccttctctctgcCGCAGCTAGgcaatattttccatttctcaaGGCAAACCTTGAAAAATATGACAACACCACCGCTTTGCATCAGTTGTTCGTCCTTCGGGATGTCTTTGGGGGGGTGCAGACGGAGGCCAGGGGCTGTGTCCAGAGGTGAGGGACAGCCTCGCCCTGCAGGTGCTTGGCTGGGCTCCCGGGATTGAAAACACTACACATCTTCAGTAGATGCTGTTGAagggttgttgtttgttttttgtttttttttcttggagaagTAGAAGTGTCCAGGATGAGCAAAAGGAATGGGACTGCTGCCAGGCGGGTGAACAGCCAGCTGACACGGTGGGGCCAGGCCAGGCTGACTGCAGCGGCAGGCAGGATTGCCCTTGCTGGTGGCTGAAGTCCCTCCTTGGCAGATGTAAAACCCTGCCAGCAACGGCTGTAGCGGCACTGCTGCCCGGAAGGACCAGGCACTGCAGGTCACCCGTCTTGGTGGCTTTCTGATAGCCCAGCGCAGCCACATGCAtctacaggagaaaaaggaggttcCCCCAATGGAGGTGAGCCCTGGAAGAGAGCATAGAGCAGAAGCCCGCTGTGGCCAGATGTGCACTGTGATGTTGATGCTTTTCCTACAGGTCACTGGAGCCCTTAGGGTGGTTTTACAGGCCAGGCTGCTTCCCAGGATTGTATGCCTCGTGGGAGGTGGGAGACCCTCCGAAAGGGCAGCTTTGCTTGCGAAGTGCTTGCACGTCCCTCTTGGTTCGCCTCACACAGCTTGTCTTCCCCATCACCGGGACTCCTGGCTCTCGTGTGGCTGCCAGGCCTGGGTGACAGCGCTAGCAGGACCTGAGCGAGGTGGTTTTGAAGTGTCTGGGTAGGTCTCCAGGTAGAGCAGACCCCACCATACCCAGCTAGAAGTTACCACTTAGTGCAAAGAGAGGTACGAGCCAAGCCACAACCTAGCTGAAAACCCCCTGAACTTGCCTGGAGTTTTGGGTTGGGTCAAATTGGGTTTTTTAGGTGCCTTCTTTCCTGAGCTAGCAAAGCATCTCCTCAGTGCTGGAGTCACTtctctccccacttcaagagggCTGGGAAGGTGTCTCCAAGGCTTGTTACCTCCTCCTGCAATGTGAGAGCTGCCTTTCTGGCCCAGGGGTGCGTGAGATGAGGGCTGGTGAATCTCGTTCCTGCAGCAAATGCCACCTTCTCCCCAAACACATGGCCCTTCAGAGGGCAGCGGGAGCAGTTTGCTCTGGCGGGGGTATTTCTCTTTCCTCAGCACAGCTAAAACCTAGCTCAGAGGAGCCCATGCAGCAGGGAGAGGCCACATGCTCTTGGTTGACGGGTTTAACATAGATCTGCTTCGTTCACACACAGTGAATGAGGGGGGACCTCCGATGCGGCACGGACATCCTCACTCTTGTTCTTCACGGAGGTCCCAATGGGCCAGGTGGCTGTGGATGGGAGCACTGCCTTACAGACCTTCACATGTTGGCTGATTTTTTCACCTTCTGCATCACGGGAcaggaaaaggaggggggagcaATGATCTGCAAGCAAAAATGTTAATTTGTAAATAGGGAAGAGTCTGGAAGAGTTTACTGTTCTgtagaataaattaattttatttaaaaagaagggggggggcaACACTTGTTAAACAAATGGAGAACTCGAGTTccagttttgaaataaaatcacTTGCAAAAAGGACAGCACATGAGCATGAGCTCGGGGCTTTGCTGGATTTGCTGcataaaaaaggagagagagggaggacacTGTCATGTCCTATGT is from Opisthocomus hoazin isolate bOpiHoa1 chromosome 20, bOpiHoa1.hap1, whole genome shotgun sequence and encodes:
- the SH2B2 gene encoding SH2B adapter protein 2, which translates into the protein MNGDALCQEPSSPLPDWREFCELHAQAAAVDFAQKFCQFLKENPHYDTPGAETSFSHHFAANFLDIFSLEVSRVFVSDSPTKYNIVPFVGLQNCHVPYGREVAPRKEETSTESLDSMDAPLGAGRYLSPAQQVQVHKVSSYGQSRSSEDVSIHATTKPKFKKGFSLRNMSLCVVDGMKEMWHRKSSPEPGAEAAPGGRRVEREPWPTGGKEPSDPREKWTHKLRLSKVPSSKVELVDIQREGTLRYMVADDTNCVGSSQWQKCRLLLRKAVKVEGERFLLEFYVPPKASKPKVSIPLSAIIEVRTTMPLEMPDKDNTFVLKVENGAEYILETIDSLQKHSWVADIQDCIDPGDSGDDIELASCAQGACLPGRVSSCSCEFLADDVPRPPDRCALPSTHTTATATAVPAPHGRGRDSVGELLTHVPLESFLQTLESSPAAGGHLAGEDSEAEVEINLSDFPWFHGTLSRIKAAQLVLFGGARSHGLFVIRQSETRPGEYVLTFNFQGKAKHLRLSLNESGQCHVQHLWFQTIFDMLRHFHTHPIPLESGGAADITLRSYVVAQSPLPDAGPPPALVPQPPGCRVDLPPPHYFCSTAPAGPPAPPPTEGVAVAPAATVPAPYHRLEGALGPRSRSDSVERRPEPPATSAEDYHEADGARSRTRAVENQYSFY